Genomic DNA from Comamonas antarctica:
CACGCTGGTGGTGCGCGAGAAGCTCGTGATCTACGGCACGGGCAAGGTCAGCGGCAAGATCCGCTACGGCAAGGTGGTGATCGAAGAGGGCGGCGAACTCACGGGCCAGATCGAGGCCGGTTCTTCGGCGCGCAGCGCCGCGCCCGCCATCGCCCTGGGCAACAGCACGCCGGCCGCCATTGTCACGCCGGCGGCGCCGGCTGCGGTCGCCAGCAGCCCGGCCACGGTGGCCAGCCAGCCACGCCAGGTGGCCGGCGCTACCGCCTGAGCCAGGTTTTGCCTTCCAGCCGCGGCCAGCATGCCGGGGCTGGCCGCAACGTTCAATCGGTTTTTTGCGCCGCGTTGCGCGCTATCGCCGCGCGCCACGCGGCGATCTGCGCGTTCTCGGGCAGCGCCTGCGGCTTGCCCTGCGCATCGATGGCGACATAGGTCAGCAAGGCCTCGGTCACCTTGACGAAGCGCCCCTGGTCGGCAAAGCGCTCGGCATAGACTTCGACATCGACCGTCACCGAGGTGCGGCCCACGCGTTGCACGCTCGAATAGAACGACAGGATGTCGCCGACGCGCACCGGCTGCTTGAAGATGAATTCATTGACCGCCACGGTCACCATGCGCGGGCCCAGGCGCGAGGGCAGCACCGAACCCGCAAGATCGACCTGCGCCATGACCCAGCCGCCGAAGATGTCGCCATTGGCGTTGACATCGGCAGGCATGGGAATCACCTTGAGCACGAGAACCTTGTCTGCGGGCAATGGGTGGGGAGGAAGGTCTTGACGCGGTGGCATTGGCACAATCGGAAATATAACAACCGAAATTGTCCCCGATGCGCCGCTCCGCCGAGTCTTCTCAGGATTTACCCTTATCCGCTTCTCCAGCTTCCCGCGCCGGCTGGTCCACGCTGCAACGGCTGCTGCCCTATCTCTGGGAGTACAAGTGGCGCGTGCTCGCGGCCTTGCTGTTCATGGTGGCCGCCAAGCTGGCCAATGTCGGTGTGCCCCTGCTGCTCAAGCAACTGGTCGATGCGCTGACGCTCAAGCCCGGCGACCCGGCCGCGGTGCTGGTCGTGCCCGCGGCGCTGCTGCTGGCCTATGGCGCGCTGCGCTTTTCCACCTCGCTGTTCACCGAGCTGCGCGACCTGGTGTTCGCCAAGGCCACGCAGGGCGCGGCGCGCAGCATCGCGCTCAAGACCTTCGAGCACCTGCATGCGCTGAGCCTGCGCTTTCACCTCGAGCGCCAGACCGGCGGCATGACGCGCGACATCGAGCGCGGCGTGCGCAGCACCGAGTCGCTGATCTCGTATTCGCTCTACAGCATCCTGCCGACGCTGATCGAGATGGCGCTGGTGCTGTCCATCCTCGCGCTGCGCTTCGATGCCTGGTTCGCGCTGATCACGCTGGCCGCTCTGGCGGTGTACATCGTGTTCACCGTGCAGGTCACGGGCTGGCGCACGCGCTTTCGCCGCGAGGCCAATGCCCAGGAGTCGGCGGCGCACACCAAGGCCGTCGATTCGCTGCTGAACTACGAGACCGTCAAATATTTCGGCAACGAGGGTTTCGAGGCGCGGCGCTACGACGAGAACCTCGAGGAATTGCGCCGCGTGCGCCTGCGCAGCCAGACCACGCTGAGCCTGCTCAATGCGGGCCAGCAGATCATCATTGCCTCGGCGCTGGTGGCCATGCTGTGGCGCGCGACGCAAGGCGTGGTCGACGGCCGGCTGACGCTGGGCGACCTGGTCATGGTCAACGCCTTCATGATCCAGCTCTACATCCCGCTGAACTTCCTCGGCGTGATCTACCGCGAGATCAAGCAGAGCCTGGTCGACCTGGACCGGATGTTCGAGCTCATGGACCGCGCGCGCGAAGTCGCGGATGCGCCCGGCGCGCCCGCACTGCAGCTCGCCGGCACCCAGGCGGTGCGCTTCGAGAACGTGCACTTCGCCTACGACCCGGCGCGGCCCATCCTGCGCGGCGTCGATTTCGAGATTCCCGCGGGCAAGACCGTGGCCGTGGTCGGGCCGTCCGGATCGGGCAAGTCGACGCTGGCGCGGCTGCTGTTTCGTTTCTACGATGTGCAGCAGGGCCGCGTGACGATCGCGGGCCAGGACATCCGCAGCGTGACCCAGGCCAGCCTGCGCCAGGCCATCGGCATCGTGCCCCAGGACACGGTGCTGTTCAACGACAGCGTCGAATACAACATTGCCTACGGCCGGCCGGGCGCAAGCCACGACGAGGTGGTGGCCGCGGCGCGCGCGGCGCGCATCCATGACTTCATCGATGCCACCCCTGAGGGCTATGCCACGCGCGTGGGC
This window encodes:
- a CDS encoding acyl-CoA thioesterase, which encodes MPPRQDLPPHPLPADKVLVLKVIPMPADVNANGDIFGGWVMAQVDLAGSVLPSRLGPRMVTVAVNEFIFKQPVRVGDILSFYSSVQRVGRTSVTVDVEVYAERFADQGRFVKVTEALLTYVAIDAQGKPQALPENAQIAAWRAAIARNAAQKTD
- a CDS encoding ABCB family ABC transporter ATP-binding protein/permease; the encoded protein is MRRSAESSQDLPLSASPASRAGWSTLQRLLPYLWEYKWRVLAALLFMVAAKLANVGVPLLLKQLVDALTLKPGDPAAVLVVPAALLLAYGALRFSTSLFTELRDLVFAKATQGAARSIALKTFEHLHALSLRFHLERQTGGMTRDIERGVRSTESLISYSLYSILPTLIEMALVLSILALRFDAWFALITLAALAVYIVFTVQVTGWRTRFRREANAQESAAHTKAVDSLLNYETVKYFGNEGFEARRYDENLEELRRVRLRSQTTLSLLNAGQQIIIASALVAMLWRATQGVVDGRLTLGDLVMVNAFMIQLYIPLNFLGVIYREIKQSLVDLDRMFELMDRAREVADAPGAPALQLAGTQAVRFENVHFAYDPARPILRGVDFEIPAGKTVAVVGPSGSGKSTLARLLFRFYDVQQGRVTIAGQDIRSVTQASLRQAIGIVPQDTVLFNDSVEYNIAYGRPGASHDEVVAAARAARIHDFIDATPEGYATRVGERGLKLSGGEKQRVAIARTLLKNPPILIFDEATSALDSANERAIQAELQSAARNKTTLLIAHRLSTVVDAHEILVLEAGQVLERGTHRQLLALGGRYASMWALQQSLAVDDGTAPALA